Proteins from a genomic interval of Chitinophagales bacterium:
- the dnaJ gene encoding molecular chaperone DnaJ, giving the protein MAKRDYYEILGVSKTSTEEEIKKAYRKEALKYHPDRNPGDAASEAKFKEAAEAYEVLSDKDKRARYDRFGHAGVKGGAGGGFQGGGMNIEDIFENFGDIFGDIFGGARARGGGRQQRGTGQRGTNLRVRVKLTLEEIAQGTQKKIKVAKYVGCDTCSGTGAKDGSAFSTCTTCNGMGAVRQVTNTFLGQMQTTTTCPSCQGSGKMIINKCNTCKGDGRVYGDETITIDIPAGVSEGIQLSMTGKGNAGERGGAAGDLIIGIEETPHEDLQREGNDLIYALHISFIDATLGTTVEIPTINSKAKIKIPPGTPSGKIFRLKGKGIPSVNSYGTGDQLVEVNVWIPKTVSAGERSALEKLRNSPNFQPNPSKGDKNFFDKMRDYFN; this is encoded by the coding sequence ATGGCAAAGCGAGATTATTACGAGATATTAGGTGTTTCTAAAACTTCTACTGAAGAGGAGATAAAAAAAGCTTATCGAAAGGAAGCACTCAAATATCACCCTGATAGAAACCCAGGAGATGCAGCATCTGAGGCTAAGTTTAAGGAGGCTGCTGAGGCGTATGAGGTGCTGAGTGACAAGGATAAGAGAGCAAGATACGACCGATTTGGTCATGCAGGTGTGAAAGGAGGTGCTGGCGGCGGATTCCAAGGCGGAGGCATGAATATTGAAGATATTTTTGAAAATTTTGGCGATATTTTCGGTGATATTTTTGGAGGTGCTCGTGCGCGTGGAGGCGGACGACAGCAAAGAGGTACTGGGCAGAGGGGGACAAATTTGAGAGTACGTGTAAAACTGACTTTGGAAGAGATTGCTCAAGGCACGCAGAAAAAGATAAAAGTTGCGAAATATGTCGGTTGTGATACTTGTTCTGGAACAGGGGCGAAGGACGGCAGTGCTTTTTCAACTTGTACGACTTGCAATGGTATGGGAGCTGTTCGACAGGTTACCAATACTTTTTTGGGGCAAATGCAAACGACCACAACTTGTCCGAGTTGTCAGGGATCGGGCAAAATGATTATCAATAAATGTAATACTTGTAAAGGCGATGGTCGTGTATATGGCGACGAAACGATTACGATTGACATTCCTGCGGGTGTGAGCGAGGGAATTCAGTTGTCTATGACAGGTAAAGGAAATGCGGGAGAACGTGGTGGTGCTGCTGGAGATTTGATTATTGGCATTGAAGAGACTCCACACGAAGACCTTCAGAGAGAAGGCAATGATTTGATTTATGCATTGCATATCAGCTTTATAGATGCTACTTTAGGAACTACCGTAGAGATTCCGACCATTAATAGTAAAGCTAAAATAAAGATTCCACCAGGAACTCCTTCTGGTAAAATTTTCCGATTGAAGGGTAAAGGTATTCCATCTGTAAACTCTTATGGAACAGGTGATCAGTTAGTGGAAGTAAATGTTTGGATACCTAAGACGGTCAGTGCCGGGGAGAGAAGTGCTTTAGAAAAACTACGCAACTCTCCAAATTTTCAGCCAAATCCAAGTAAGGGAGATAAGAACTTCTTTGATAAGATGAGGGACTACTTCAATTGA
- a CDS encoding nucleotide exchange factor GrpE produces the protein MSKKNIEVTMQEMAEKEAKKIVDQVFAESDLDGLEVEEEDEDAVMEDATEKTDKEADKNLSVEQKLAQAQEETTRWKDKFMRSVAEFENYKRRTSRERIDLIKTAGKDVIVNMLPILDDFDRAFKASEKVTDPTAKEALKGFSLIFNKFKTTLEQKGLEVMDAKGKDFDPEYHEALTEIPAPHPDLQGKVIDVLEDGYYLNDKIIRYAKVVVGK, from the coding sequence ATGAGTAAAAAAAATATAGAAGTGACGATGCAAGAAATGGCTGAAAAAGAAGCTAAGAAAATTGTAGATCAAGTATTTGCGGAATCTGACTTGGATGGATTGGAAGTAGAGGAGGAGGACGAAGATGCTGTAATGGAAGATGCAACTGAAAAAACTGACAAAGAGGCGGATAAGAATTTGAGTGTAGAACAAAAATTGGCACAAGCACAGGAAGAAACGACACGGTGGAAAGATAAATTTATGCGATCAGTAGCAGAGTTTGAAAACTACAAACGTAGAACTTCTCGTGAACGCATAGATTTGATAAAGACAGCAGGTAAGGATGTGATTGTGAATATGTTGCCAATATTGGATGATTTTGACCGTGCTTTCAAAGCCAGTGAAAAAGTAACAGATCCAACTGCAAAAGAGGCATTGAAGGGTTTTAGTTTGATTTTCAATAAATTCAAAACAACACTTGAACAAAAAGGATTGGAGGTGATGGATGCTAAAGGCAAAGATTTTGACCCAGAATACCACGAAGCACTGACAGAAATTCCTGCTCCTCATCCTGATTTGCAAGGCAAGGTTATAGATGTTTTGGAAGATGGATATTATTTGAATGATAAGATAATTCGCTATGCAAAGGTTGTAGTGGGTAAATGA
- a CDS encoding TlpA disulfide reductase family protein: MNGVKAPAIEAVDTLGNRIALTSFKNKIVLVDFWASWCKPCLEAFPEMEKMYAKYKDAKIGDAEGFEIYSISLDENRKSWERALKRKHPSWQYQFIDTTAFTSKYVEEFQLEEIPAYFLIDERGLIIGINRTFAWMDYELRRRME; this comes from the coding sequence ATGAATGGAGTAAAAGCTCCTGCCATTGAAGCGGTGGATACTTTGGGGAATCGGATTGCCTTGACTTCTTTCAAAAATAAAATTGTATTGGTGGATTTTTGGGCTTCGTGGTGTAAGCCTTGTTTGGAAGCTTTTCCAGAAATGGAGAAAATGTATGCAAAGTACAAAGATGCCAAAATTGGAGATGCTGAAGGGTTTGAGATTTATAGCATTTCATTGGATGAAAACCGAAAGTCTTGGGAACGAGCATTGAAGCGAAAACACCCAAGTTGGCAATATCAATTTATTGATACAACCGCTTTTACTTCTAAATATGTTGAGGAGTTTCAGTTGGAGGAAATTCCTGCGTATTTTCTGATAGACGAACGAGGTCTCATTATTGGCATCAATCGAACGTTTGCATGGATGGATTATGAATTGAGAAGGCGCATGGAGTGA
- a CDS encoding zinc-dependent metalloprotease, whose amino-acid sequence MKKKNLHFILCSFFTLFVFQNCNTPQVAITTSTNNSIEAKTAGMEKMDGYMPFYWDEKAGKIWLEISRLNTEFLYVNSLAAGVGSNDIGLDRGQLGGERVVKFMRTGPKILLVQPNYRFRAESDNKDERQSVEEAFAQSVLWGFEVVAETDERMLVDASSFLLQDAHHVAETLQQTEQGNYSLDASRSAFYLARTKNFPQNTEFEATLTFTGKAKGGYIRAVTPSPESVTVRQHHSFVQLPDNEYQPRKFDPRSGYFALSYYDYATPIDQPLQKQFIYRHRLKKKNPLASMSEAIEPIVYYLDRGTPEPIRSALMDGARWWNEAFEEAGYKDAFRVEILPEDADPMDVRYNLIQWVHRASRGWSYGSSVSDPRTGEIIKGHVSLGSLRVRQDFLIAEGLIAPYEEGKAVSKEMEQMALARLRQLAAHEVGHTLGLAHNFAASRDSRASVMDYPYPYITLKEDGSLDFSEAYDTGIGEWDKRAIVYGYQDFPKDVNELDQIMEETLDMGFGYMSDSDARASGGAHPNAHLWDNGESAVEELQRLLEVRRVALQRFGPANIPMAAPMANLEEVLVPLYLSHRYQLEAVAKIVGGLDYTYAMRGDGQIPTQLLPVKLQKEALESLLGLVDAEFLALPENILTLIPPKPMGLYRTRESFNARTGLTFDPITAAESAANPVIELLLHPQRAARLVEYHARFDTLPSLEGVIDALFAATWKKTYSNAYHAEIGRVVDRLVLHHLLQLAANESIAGQVRAVALWKVGELENWLQAALRRSVASADKAHYTLAIADIERFREHPEEFKVMTPKDMPDGSPIGCGH is encoded by the coding sequence ATGAAAAAGAAAAATTTACACTTCATTCTCTGTTCCTTTTTCACACTTTTTGTTTTTCAAAACTGCAATACACCCCAAGTTGCAATAACTACCAGCACCAACAATTCCATTGAAGCAAAAACTGCAGGTATGGAAAAAATGGACGGCTATATGCCTTTTTATTGGGACGAAAAAGCAGGTAAAATATGGTTGGAAATCAGTCGATTGAATACAGAGTTTTTGTATGTCAACTCCCTTGCAGCAGGTGTAGGCTCCAATGATATTGGCTTAGATAGAGGACAGTTGGGAGGTGAGCGAGTGGTCAAATTCATGCGAACGGGGCCCAAAATATTGCTGGTACAGCCCAATTACCGCTTTCGAGCAGAAAGTGACAACAAAGATGAGCGTCAATCAGTAGAAGAAGCTTTTGCACAATCTGTGTTGTGGGGCTTTGAAGTTGTGGCAGAAACTGATGAGCGGATGTTGGTAGATGCTAGCAGCTTTTTGCTGCAAGATGCCCACCATGTTGCCGAAACATTGCAGCAAACAGAGCAGGGCAACTATAGTTTGGATGCTTCCCGTTCAGCTTTTTACCTCGCTCGCACCAAAAATTTCCCCCAAAATACAGAATTTGAAGCAACGCTAACCTTCACAGGTAAAGCAAAAGGTGGCTACATTCGAGCCGTCACTCCAAGTCCCGAATCAGTGACTGTTCGCCAACATCATTCTTTTGTGCAACTACCTGACAACGAATACCAACCCCGCAAATTCGACCCTCGTTCTGGATATTTTGCCTTGAGCTACTACGACTACGCAACTCCAATTGACCAACCGCTTCAAAAACAATTCATTTACCGCCACCGATTGAAGAAAAAAAACCCTTTGGCAAGTATGAGCGAAGCCATCGAACCCATTGTGTATTATTTGGATAGAGGCACACCCGAACCGATTCGCTCTGCTTTGATGGATGGAGCAAGATGGTGGAATGAGGCCTTTGAAGAAGCGGGTTACAAAGATGCGTTTCGAGTCGAAATTTTGCCCGAAGATGCCGATCCTATGGATGTTCGCTACAATTTGATTCAGTGGGTGCATCGTGCTTCAAGGGGTTGGTCTTATGGTAGTTCGGTTTCAGATCCACGCACTGGCGAAATCATCAAAGGACATGTAAGTTTGGGTTCATTGCGGGTACGGCAGGATTTTTTGATTGCCGAGGGTTTGATAGCACCCTATGAGGAAGGCAAGGCGGTTTCTAAGGAAATGGAGCAAATGGCTTTGGCAAGACTTCGACAATTGGCAGCGCATGAGGTGGGACATACGCTGGGTTTGGCGCACAATTTTGCAGCAAGTCGAGACAGTCGGGCTTCGGTGATGGACTATCCCTATCCCTACATCACATTGAAGGAAGATGGCAGTCTGGATTTTTCAGAGGCTTACGATACAGGCATTGGCGAATGGGACAAACGAGCAATTGTCTATGGTTATCAAGATTTTCCAAAAGACGTGAATGAGCTGGATCAAATTATGGAAGAAACTTTGGACATGGGATTTGGCTATATGTCTGACAGCGATGCACGAGCTTCTGGTGGCGCACATCCCAACGCCCACCTTTGGGACAATGGTGAATCGGCTGTTGAAGAATTGCAGCGTTTGTTGGAGGTACGTAGAGTAGCATTGCAGCGATTTGGACCTGCTAATATTCCGATGGCTGCGCCAATGGCGAATTTAGAGGAAGTGTTGGTTCCTTTGTATTTGTCGCACCGCTATCAGCTTGAAGCAGTTGCAAAAATAGTGGGCGGGTTGGATTATACCTATGCGATGCGTGGAGATGGTCAAATTCCTACGCAGTTGCTACCCGTCAAACTTCAAAAAGAGGCTTTGGAGTCGCTCTTAGGTTTAGTAGATGCCGAGTTTTTGGCTTTGCCTGAAAATATTTTGACCTTGATTCCGCCCAAACCGATGGGATTGTACCGAACAAGAGAGAGCTTCAATGCCCGAACAGGTTTGACCTTCGATCCGATTACGGCTGCTGAAAGTGCCGCTAATCCTGTGATTGAACTTTTATTGCACCCACAACGGGCAGCGAGATTGGTAGAATACCATGCTCGATTCGATACTTTGCCGAGTTTGGAAGGGGTGATAGATGCACTTTTTGCCGCGACTTGGAAAAAAACTTACTCCAATGCTTACCATGCCGAAATTGGACGGGTCGTGGATAGGTTGGTTTTACACCATTTACTGCAATTAGCTGCAAACGAATCTATTGCAGGTCAAGTACGTGCAGTGGCATTGTGGAAAGTGGGTGAGTTGGAAAATTGGCTACAGGCTGCCTTACGTAGAAGTGTGGCTTCGGCAGACAAAGCGCATTATACGCTTGCCATTGCAGATATTGAGCGTTTTCGAGAACATCCCGAAGAGTTTAAGGTGATGACTCCCAAGGATATGCCTGATGGTTCGCCGATAGGGTGTGGGCATTGA
- a CDS encoding serine hydrolase domain-containing protein, protein MSRALLLLFLLFVSISLSDAGYIPHPKSKLLPESVAPWLPLMLDEYENFADMLMESTHTPGAAIAIVKDGQVILSKGFGTKSATSKEAIDEHTVFRLGSVSKGFAPVLTGLLVEDGLLSWDDKVTQYLPNFYLANKKNTEALTIRNLLSHTTSLPKHAYTNLIEEGYTFDEMVEELKTVDVIGDVGKHYSYQNVVYSLISDIVEKVTGKTYSQLLEERVFAPLDMLQASATCEDFMAEDNIAFPHKNYGSKCVPTDILENYYTVVPAAGVNASITDMGKWLKAMMGYDANFIQGSTLSQIFEPVIRTPRRNNQFAYWKYMKKAYYAMGWRVLDFPNEEQLIYHSGYVNGYKTEIAIHPIKNIGIAILSNAPTRFSYEALPMFFKIHEEYERIYGGI, encoded by the coding sequence ATGAGCAGAGCTTTATTGCTATTATTTTTACTGTTTGTATCCATCTCACTTTCCGATGCGGGATACATTCCTCACCCTAAGTCCAAATTACTTCCTGAGTCAGTCGCTCCATGGCTACCTTTGATGCTCGACGAATACGAAAACTTTGCAGATATGCTGATGGAAAGCACCCATACACCTGGTGCTGCGATTGCGATTGTGAAAGACGGGCAAGTTATCTTATCGAAGGGTTTTGGTACGAAATCTGCAACCTCCAAAGAAGCGATTGACGAACATACCGTTTTTCGTTTAGGGTCTGTTTCTAAAGGTTTTGCACCTGTATTGACGGGGTTGTTGGTTGAAGATGGTTTGTTGAGTTGGGATGATAAAGTAACCCAATACCTACCTAATTTCTACCTCGCCAACAAGAAAAACACTGAAGCTTTGACCATTCGCAACCTCTTGAGCCACACTACAAGTTTGCCAAAACACGCCTACACCAATTTGATTGAAGAAGGCTATACTTTTGACGAAATGGTGGAGGAACTCAAAACAGTGGACGTGATTGGCGATGTCGGTAAACATTACAGCTACCAAAATGTGGTGTATAGCCTCATTAGCGACATAGTGGAAAAGGTGACGGGAAAGACCTATTCTCAACTATTGGAGGAAAGAGTTTTTGCGCCTTTGGATATGCTGCAAGCGTCTGCAACTTGTGAGGATTTTATGGCAGAAGACAACATTGCTTTTCCCCACAAAAACTATGGCAGCAAATGCGTTCCCACTGATATTCTCGAAAATTACTATACCGTTGTTCCTGCTGCGGGGGTAAATGCAAGCATTACCGATATGGGTAAATGGCTGAAAGCCATGATGGGCTATGATGCCAATTTTATTCAAGGCAGCACACTTTCCCAAATTTTTGAACCTGTCATACGCACTCCTCGTCGCAACAATCAATTTGCTTATTGGAAATACATGAAAAAAGCCTACTATGCAATGGGTTGGCGTGTGTTGGATTTTCCCAACGAAGAGCAATTGATTTACCACAGCGGCTATGTGAATGGCTACAAAACCGAAATAGCAATACATCCTATCAAAAATATTGGAATCGCTATCCTCAGCAATGCCCCTACTCGCTTTTCTTACGAAGCATTGCCGATGTTCTTTAAGATACATGAGGAGTATGAGCGGATTTATGGGGGGATTTAA
- a CDS encoding glycoside hydrolase family 2 TIM barrel-domain containing protein — MYLNPNMRLHHTMLLLLITSCLFGQSVPEWQNPSIIGINKLAVHSTFISYQNEAAALSFNRTQSQYFQLLNGQWQFKLYENPMQVPNNFYESNSLQWDSLEVPSNWQMKGYGMPYYVNMHHPFEVNPPYVPIDNNETGCYRRTFTIPKNWQDKEVILHFDGVQSAFYVWVNGEKVGYSQGSMTPAAFNISPYLDAETDTNTLAVEVIRWSDGSYLEDQDFWRLSGIYRDVYIYALPKYHIQDFHIQTLLDENYQNADLQIDFKINGKSKGNGLVVKLYDSEGRLIFKDTIPPNQFTANYPISNPAKWTAETPSLYQLTLQLLNETGNPIQVISSKVGFRKAEIKNGQFLLNGQPIYFKGVNRHEFDPFNGRTISEASMIEDIKLIKQHNFNAVRTSHYPNIPRWYELCDEYGLYVMDEANLESHELWFYEGNSPVTKPEWKKAIVARGTSMVERDKNHPSIVIWSLGNEAGMGENMTAMAEAILKIDASRPIHYESRELAVPLKESENPLNLLNFAKSIHDFDNTPSGFDFIANMYPSMEVMEEFTKKDTLRPVLICEYAHAMGNSTGNFKEYWDIFERNPRMQGGFIWDWVDQGFAKYTTDSLLYFIYGGDFGETPTDSNFCINGLVFPDRSVKPALQTVKKVQQNLKVEAVDLLKGKIKIHNNYYFSNLNFLELQWELKQDGDLLLKGTIENLDIEAQENKTFSIPLLPPKAKTDKKYWLNLSFRLKENTAWANKGFEVAWEQFQLPIEADTATSTESNTNLSPMTLKETDDTYSIEGKDFSLQLDKKTGILSSWQFKGKELLERGAKMNIWRAPTDNDEGGNQFQSSFADQWRLAGYDNMQLEDIEVKAKQISETAIEVEVKGCMRGKNAVFSYQTIYQISADGEVTISNELSHHLQVPFWIWKIFLPLFFFWLLCLYQLRRTRKWRAQHRPDAKSYRGFWRIATWALGFFTFLTIGLAVHQVQQFTPLPKVGNEWLVAQDLDRLQWYGRGPEEAYWDRKNELRMGVYSGSVREQFVPYIRPQENGNKADVRWATLTDTLGVGFLVEGENLNISAHHY; from the coding sequence ATGTATCTCAACCCCAATATGCGACTGCACCACACAATGCTATTATTGCTGATAACCTCTTGCCTGTTCGGACAGTCTGTTCCCGAATGGCAGAACCCGTCCATTATTGGAATCAATAAATTGGCAGTTCATAGCACTTTTATTTCTTACCAAAACGAGGCTGCAGCCCTCTCTTTTAATCGAACACAATCCCAATATTTCCAATTACTCAACGGTCAGTGGCAGTTCAAACTGTATGAAAACCCAATGCAAGTTCCCAATAATTTCTATGAATCCAACAGCCTGCAATGGGATAGCCTTGAAGTGCCTTCTAATTGGCAAATGAAAGGATACGGCATGCCGTATTATGTCAATATGCACCATCCCTTTGAAGTCAATCCACCATATGTGCCGATTGATAATAACGAAACAGGGTGCTATCGTCGAACTTTCACCATTCCTAAAAATTGGCAAGACAAAGAAGTGATTCTCCATTTTGATGGCGTGCAATCAGCTTTTTACGTTTGGGTCAATGGCGAAAAAGTGGGGTACAGTCAAGGAAGTATGACCCCTGCCGCCTTCAATATTTCCCCTTACCTCGATGCCGAAACAGACACCAACACCTTAGCCGTTGAAGTCATTCGCTGGTCGGATGGCAGCTACCTCGAAGACCAAGATTTTTGGCGATTGAGTGGTATTTACCGAGATGTTTATATATATGCCCTTCCCAAATACCACATCCAAGATTTTCACATTCAAACTCTTTTGGATGAAAACTACCAAAATGCCGATTTGCAAATTGACTTCAAAATCAATGGAAAAAGCAAAGGGAATGGTTTGGTTGTGAAGTTGTATGATAGTGAAGGCAGACTTATCTTCAAAGACACAATTCCCCCCAATCAATTCACTGCAAATTATCCCATCTCCAACCCTGCAAAATGGACTGCCGAAACGCCCAGTCTCTACCAACTTACCCTTCAATTGCTCAACGAAACAGGCAATCCCATTCAAGTAATTAGCAGCAAGGTAGGTTTTCGGAAGGCCGAAATCAAAAATGGACAGTTCCTCCTGAACGGTCAGCCGATTTACTTCAAAGGAGTCAATCGGCACGAATTTGATCCCTTCAATGGCAGAACAATCTCCGAAGCCTCTATGATTGAGGACATTAAGCTGATAAAACAACATAACTTCAATGCTGTCCGCACTTCTCACTATCCCAACATTCCGAGGTGGTACGAACTCTGTGATGAATACGGTCTTTATGTCATGGACGAAGCAAACCTCGAAAGTCATGAATTGTGGTTTTATGAAGGCAATTCGCCCGTCACGAAACCCGAATGGAAAAAAGCCATTGTAGCACGAGGCACTTCAATGGTCGAAAGGGACAAAAATCACCCTTCGATTGTGATATGGTCTTTGGGCAACGAAGCGGGAATGGGTGAAAACATGACGGCTATGGCAGAGGCGATTTTGAAGATAGATGCAAGCCGACCGATTCACTACGAAAGTCGAGAATTGGCAGTGCCATTGAAGGAAAGTGAAAATCCTTTGAACCTATTGAATTTTGCAAAATCCATCCACGATTTTGACAACACGCCTTCTGGTTTTGATTTCATTGCAAATATGTACCCTTCAATGGAAGTCATGGAGGAATTTACCAAGAAAGATACTCTTCGTCCTGTTCTTATCTGTGAATATGCTCATGCGATGGGCAATAGTACAGGTAACTTCAAGGAATATTGGGATATTTTTGAGCGCAATCCCCGAATGCAGGGTGGTTTTATTTGGGATTGGGTCGACCAAGGTTTTGCAAAATACACTACTGATAGCTTGCTGTACTTTATCTATGGCGGTGATTTTGGTGAAACGCCTACGGATAGCAATTTCTGTATCAACGGTTTGGTGTTTCCAGACCGTTCCGTAAAACCCGCTTTGCAGACAGTCAAAAAGGTGCAGCAAAACTTGAAAGTAGAAGCCGTGGATTTGCTGAAAGGAAAAATAAAAATTCACAACAACTACTATTTTTCCAACCTCAATTTTTTGGAACTGCAATGGGAATTGAAGCAAGACGGAGATTTGTTGTTGAAGGGAACGATTGAAAATTTGGACATTGAAGCTCAAGAAAATAAAACATTTTCTATTCCTTTACTTCCTCCAAAAGCCAAAACAGACAAAAAGTATTGGCTCAATTTAAGTTTTCGATTGAAGGAAAATACGGCTTGGGCAAATAAGGGTTTTGAAGTCGCTTGGGAACAGTTTCAATTGCCGATTGAAGCCGATACTGCAACTTCAACGGAATCCAATACCAATTTAAGTCCAATGACATTGAAGGAAACAGACGACACGTATTCCATTGAAGGAAAAGATTTTAGTCTTCAATTGGATAAAAAAACGGGCATTCTTTCCAGTTGGCAATTCAAAGGAAAAGAGCTATTGGAGCGAGGCGCAAAAATGAATATTTGGCGTGCGCCGACCGATAATGACGAAGGCGGTAATCAGTTTCAAAGCAGTTTTGCAGACCAATGGCGATTGGCGGGCTACGATAATATGCAGTTGGAAGACATTGAAGTGAAGGCAAAACAAATAAGTGAAACAGCGATTGAAGTAGAGGTAAAAGGCTGCATGAGAGGCAAAAACGCTGTGTTTTCTTACCAAACCATTTACCAAATATCGGCAGATGGAGAAGTGACAATATCGAATGAATTGAGCCATCACCTACAAGTTCCTTTTTGGATTTGGAAAATATTCCTCCCTCTGTTTTTCTTTTGGCTGTTGTGTCTATACCAACTTCGCCGCACCAGAAAATGGCGAGCGCAACACCGCCCCGATGCCAAATCTTATCGTGGCTTTTGGCGCATCGCAACGTGGGCTTTGGGCTTTTTCACCTTTCTGACGATTGGCTTGGCGGTTCATCAAGTACAGCAATTTACGCCCCTTCCCAAAGTGGGCAATGAGTGGTTGGTTGCCCAAGATTTAGACCGACTGCAATGGTATGGTCGAGGACCAGAGGAAGCATATTGGGATAGAAAAAATGAGTTGAGGATGGGCGTTTACAGTGGTTCGGTGCGTGAACAATTTGTACCCTACATTCGACCACAAGAAAACGGCAACAAGGCGGATGTTCGTTGGGCAACTTTGACGGATACTTTAGGTGTGGGTTTTTTGGTGGAAGGTGAAAACCTCAACATCAGCGCACATCATTATTAG
- a CDS encoding TetR/AcrR family transcriptional regulator gives MPETLQKIIQTANKHFTKYGIRSVSMDDIARELGMSKKTIYEKVGNKEALIKKAMEFHIQLDCAMTEDLQKKEGNAIDEMLGIADFVIQELSDLNPSVIYDLKKYYRNIWEMMEIHRYTHIHTNILRNLQNGIEQGLYRENIRPELIAHFYTGIAHVFTEGDFLEQKKYTVAEAYIEAFKYHIYGIASEKGIEYLKTNLPKIKNTKYAKQL, from the coding sequence ATGCCAGAAACGCTTCAAAAGATTATTCAAACAGCTAACAAGCATTTTACCAAATATGGGATTCGTAGTGTATCCATGGATGACATTGCTCGTGAGTTGGGAATGTCTAAAAAGACCATTTATGAAAAAGTAGGTAACAAGGAAGCACTGATTAAGAAAGCAATGGAATTTCACATTCAATTAGATTGTGCGATGACTGAAGACCTTCAAAAAAAGGAAGGAAATGCCATTGACGAAATGTTGGGCATCGCAGATTTTGTGATACAAGAATTGAGTGACTTGAATCCAAGTGTGATTTACGACCTCAAAAAATACTACCGCAATATTTGGGAAATGATGGAAATCCACCGTTATACTCACATTCACACCAATATTCTCCGCAATTTGCAAAACGGTATAGAACAAGGTTTGTATCGTGAAAACATTCGTCCTGAATTGATTGCACATTTTTATACGGGTATTGCTCATGTATTCACCGAAGGAGATTTTTTAGAACAGAAAAAATACACTGTTGCTGAAGCCTACATTGAAGCCTTCAAATACCATATCTATGGTATTGCCTCCGAAAAAGGCATCGAATATCTTAAAACCAATTTACCTAAAATCAAAAACACGAAATATGCTAAACAGTTATAG